In Episyrphus balteatus chromosome 4, idEpiBalt1.1, whole genome shotgun sequence, the sequence cGTGGTAGCTTAAATCtgtaaaaaagttttgaattcagcacactacaatcaattaaaatcacctaaCAATGTTATTGCCccgacttttttgttttgtttttttttgccgaccagtgtatttaattaacaagtgtttttgaaaaatggaaataaaagttCATTAAAATCGGGAAAAAGGAGAATTATTTTCAATCTTTTATGGCAGTGGACCCGAACGCGCTAAGTGTGAAGAATGCAACCCATAGTACACTCTCAAAACGATGAAACAAGGAAGTTACGGTATTATAATCTGGGGCACATTTTCCTGGCATGGCCATGGGTAGGGCTCTTTGGTTAGGTGGATTGTGGACTTAAAAATACCATAGAACCATATTTCTTGCCAGTAAATCACACATGATAATAACCCCAAACATGCATTAAAAATAGTGGtgttgggacaaaaaaaatctatgtttgCACCTGGCTAGCAATTCAACATCTTAACTCTATAGAACATTTGGAAAGATGTCAAATTTAAGTTTGCGCAAAACAATGCAAGAATTTAAAAGATCTTTGGGCCGGATTCAAAGAAGCGTGGTACCTTACTTCACAAAGCAGATACTAGACTATAGTTGAAAGTTTACCAAAGAGGTGCCAAGcttctttaaaaaatcgcggTCAACTTACAAGGTAATATGTAACTTGTTAATActgaatttattgaaaattgttagaatttgctgagaaataattttttaagattttaggATTGTGTGGAAATAGttcacaagaaaaaattaatctttacaagtttttatttttcaaaattgaaaaaaaaaaatgattaatttttaaaagctaattcgtgtcctgaaaaaaaattataatattcaagatcgaataaattcaatttttgaaatgagtGTGTGCttgctatttctttgtccatgCAGTTTTAAAAAGCTCCTTCTactcatttcaaaaatataattagaaTTAATTTAGAGAACTAAATTAGAGTAATCCGGAAAAGAAGGTGTAAGTTAGTTAGGGTTCATACAAGAAATTAATTCAGATTAAGTTTTGAAagaaatctttgttttttttttttacttttatttgctTGAAATATCGGCAATAATTGACGTGATAACCAATACTGTGGCAGAATGTTCGCCATTCCATGAAACCTTACTTAGTTATCAcctaaaaaatgtattacaaatATTTGCTGAAAAATCTAACAAACCATAAATTACCATGATTTCTTCTGAATCTCAATTGCAATATTTTGCTGCATatcagaataatttttttttccaattggcTAGATTTTTGTACGTAACCGATTTTATGCGACATATTCACATATTGTTTTACATCCGATGCTAAGTAAAGTCTCTTACTGTGGCAATCcccaataaacaaaataacttcggtaaaacaaaataagtatttttaattcatCACCATAATGGAACAACCTCAATTAACACAACTGATCAAACGAACACCATTCATTTCGTCGATTTTAATAATCTTCGCCTGATATTTATACACTCAAAGTCTTAAGTGTGTAATGGCTCTTTACAATACTTTAAACCATCCTTTCCAATGAAATAAGAGAGCTTTCGCCACTCTGAGCAGAGTCAATGCGTCTGCAACATTCAGCTGTTTTATTCTTTGCCTTCTTGGTTCTGTGCGTTTACGTTTTTACCAAAAAGAACCTTGAAGGATACCCTTTTAAAACactaaataagaaataaatgcGTAACTTCATATTAACATATTCACCACTTATTCTatctttattaattttaataatatatctAATAAAATTCCTTTCGTTGgcaaaaaaagataaatgatTTATCATCGGCCGCTCAATTGGGAACTTCGCCCAATCAGGAAAAATCGAGTAACTCTCATCACCATGATTCGGAATATGATACAGCTAGTGATCTTGAAGGTGGCACTCACGACGATTATGAGGATGACGATGATAATGACGAAGAAGGCGACGAAgaagatgatgacgatgatgatagTGTTGAAGAAGTCGGAAATAGTGACACCGATAGTGTTGAATTTGATGCTGAAAGACAACGTGGCGATGGCCAAGAGCAGGCAGACTATACGAAGAAAGTAGATGAGGATCGAAGCAATCCACAGTATATTCCAAAGAAAGGAACCTTCTACGAGCACGATGATCGTACTGCTGATGAACCGTAAGAAAGAAAATTAATCTTAGTTTTGGCtttcaaaatgtattttatttgttatgtGCATTTTAGGGAGGTCCAAGCCTCTCAAGTAACTGAGACAAGTGAAGCTGGAGGAGAAAATAAGTCTGCTTCACCGACTACAATTTCTCAGGCTTCAAAGACTATGAAAAAATGGCAACCTGCTTCAGGAGTTGATCGTTGGTCTCATGATCGTTTTGTTGCTGGTGAACAAGCACCTAAATCTCGAACTGAACTTGTATCTGCTTATGGGTAAGataatttccaattttttggaAGATAATAACTTAATCTTTTGCTTATTGTAAACTAATTAACTTTCaacttcaaaaaatgcaataattttaaattctttttggaatctAATCAACACCAAAAATTGCCATTTTGGACaagttttgtttataattttgagatacaaaaatacacgttaaaaacacattttcagaTACGATATAAGGGATGAAGATGGTCCGCCACGAGCACGTAGGCGCCGTCGATATGCCCGTGGTCCGAGTAAGTACTCTAGAAATTGGGAAGATGAAACAGCCTACATCAAGGCTAGCAATGCCCAAAGAAAGCCACCACGGCCCGAAGACTTTCCGGCCTTGGAAGAAAGACAAAAAGCCCGAAAATCTCGTAGTTATCGTGATGAAAAAGAAAATCGTTTCGATCGCCAACAAACCGATCGAAACCGAGTTGCGGCTGCAGGAGGCGGAGGTGGCGGCGGCGGCGGACAGCAAATACCCAATCGCGAAAATAAAGAACCAATTAGACGAAGCACGGGTAACCCAAAGCATGTTCGTTCAGGCGGTCGACAACATGGTATGGAATTTAAGAACAAGAATCGTTCCAACAATTCTGGCCATATGAACTCAAATCGTGGTAATAATAACATTGACCGAGATGGAGTCAATATAACTCGATCAATTGTCAATAATCAAGCTATTGAACAATCGTCCATTGTAGAGTCatcgaatttccaaaaaatatcctCGAATCCAAATAACAAATCTATGAATATGCAACAAACAGTCAAAGTTATTAATCAGCAGCCATTTAATGGTTATGAGCAGCAACAAGGCCAAGCCATGCATAAGTCTCAACAGCAACAAGTCAATAATGCTAGTGCGAGTGGATATAATCCACGAGATATAAATGACAAATTTACAAACAATCATAGTAATCAGAGTCCCAGGCCGGTGACGGCTCCAACCTCGAACTTGTCTGCTCGTTTGCAACAAGCTCAGAATCGCAACGATCCCAGTCATGTTGGTAGTGTTCAAATGCATACATTGGCCAATCAACACAGTCCACAAGTTCCAAACCAGAATGTTATGCAAAATGCTATGGTTGAAATTCagcaccaacaacagcagcaacaacaacaaatgcaaCAGGTTGTAAATCAACAAGAACAAGCTCGATCAAAGAGATATTCCAGTCTAAGACAGAGAACGCAACATGATACTGCCGGATCCGTGCCTAGCAATCCACACTTGGATCAGCATACTCTTCAGCAGTTGCAAATGCAACACGAAgtgcagcaacagcagcagcagcagcaacatcaacaacaaataTCATCGAACGTCCATCCACCACCACAGCAATTGATGATGCAAGAGCAACAATTGATACAAGCTAACTTGATGCAGCTTTATCATCAAGAGAATC encodes:
- the LOC129918384 gene encoding bromodomain-containing protein DDB_G0280777 isoform X2, whose translation is MAEVANLPSQAPPTSTEHSAASVVAVASAALPADIPNNENLKNEINDLSSAAQLGTSPNQEKSSNSHHHDSEYDTASDLEGGTHDDYEDDDDNDEEGDEEDDDDDDSVEEVGNSDTDSVEFDAERQRGDGQEQADYTKKVDEDRSNPQYIPKKGTFYEHDDRTADEPEVQASQVTETSEAGGENKSASPTTISQASKTMKKWQPASGVDRWSHDRFVAGEQAPKSRTELVSAYGYDIRDEDGPPRARRRRRYARGPSKYSRNWEDETAYIKASNAQRKPPRPEDFPALEERQKARKSRSYRDEKENRFDRQQTDRNRVAAAGGGGGGGGGQQIPNRENKEPIRRSTGNPKHVRSGGRQHGMEFKNKNRSNNSGHMNSNRGNNNIDRDGVNITRSIVNNQAIEQSSIVESSNFQKISSNPNNKSMNMQQTVKVINQQPFNGYEQQQGQAMHKSQQQQVNNASASGYNPRDINDKFTNNHSNQSPRPVTAPTSNLSARLQQAQNRNDPSHVGSVQMHTLANQHSPQVPNQNVMQNAMVEIQHQQQQQQQQMQQVVNQQEQARSKRYSSLRQRTQHDTAGSVPSNPHLDQHTLQQLQMQHEVQQQQQQQQHQQQISSNVHPPPQQLMMQEQQLIQANLMQLYHQENLQAQMQALQVSSLPPAAAPQPPAAPKQPYATLPQQYAAGSSGPPAATYYAASTPDYSTPPPAAVPPQQLQYTPQPTAFMQSQSAAAPLAFNPTATQQPISQNAMAPPIAASAPAQVPPGSVNYVQAAPPNPATAPSAAYPNYTNYTPNFNTVGGTTYFVPTPQPTARPTALPQRRPTNAIPILPPSEKKRTGETKQEEDSKTNSSTASATSANAPIGSAENIDHILDNMFVQRAPYQPQTRKSASPPSDDPNKGSNTNSTTAAAAAGVADPSSVGKSRTHESSAVECISVGQ
- the LOC129918384 gene encoding myb-like protein Q isoform X1, translated to MAEVANLPSQAPPTSTEHSAASVVAVASAALPADIPNNENLKNEINDLSSAAQLGTSPNQEKSSNSHHHDSEYDTASDLEGGTHDDYEDDDDNDEEGDEEDDDDDDSVEEVGNSDTDSVEFDAERQRGDGQEQADYTKKVDEDRSNPQYIPKKGTFYEHDDRTADEPEVQASQVTETSEAGGENKSASPTTISQASKTMKKWQPASGVDRWSHDRFVAGEQAPKSRTELVSAYGYDIRDEDGPPRARRRRRYARGPSKYSRNWEDETAYIKASNAQRKPPRPEDFPALEERQKARKSRSYRDEKENRFDRQQTDRNRVAAAGGGGGGGGGQQIPNRENKEPIRRSTGNPKHVRSGGRQHGMEFKNKNRSNNSGHMNSNRGNNNIDRDGVNITRSIVNNQAIEQSSIVESSNFQKISSNPNNKSMNMQQTVKVINQQPFNGYEQQQGQAMHKSQQQQVNNASASGYNPRDINDKFTNNHSNQSPRPVTAPTSNLSARLQQAQNRNDPSHVGSVQMHTLANQHSPQVPNQNVMQNAMVEIQHQQQQQQQQMQQVVNQQEQARSKRYSSLRQRTQHDTAGSVPSNPHLDQHTLQQLQMQHEVQQQQQQQQHQQQISSNVHPPPQQLMMQEQQLIQANLMQLYHQENLQAQMQALQVSSLPPAAAPQPPAAPKQPYATLPQQYAAGSSGPPAATYYAASTPDYSTPPPAAVPPQQLQYTPQPTAFMQSQSAAAPLAFNPTATQQPISQNAMAPPIAASAPAQVPPGSVNYVQAAPPNPATAPSAAYPNYTNYTPNFNTVGGTTYFVPTPQPTARPTALPQRRPTNAIPILPPSEKKRTGETKQEEDSKTNSSTASATSANAPIGSAENIDHILDNMFVQRAPYQPQTRKSASPPSDDPNKGSNTNSTTAAAAAGVADPSSVGKSRTHESSANASLLDNESSSTSKQSSAVPDANTQNMVVMGSVTSNSESGAGLAETHPMYGGGAGESIGKQSAIVPPQ